In Numenius arquata chromosome 20, bNumArq3.hap1.1, whole genome shotgun sequence, the following proteins share a genomic window:
- the FHAD1 gene encoding LOW QUALITY PROTEIN: forkhead-associated domain-containing protein 1 (The sequence of the model RefSeq protein was modified relative to this genomic sequence to represent the inferred CDS: inserted 2 bases in 1 codon) — protein sequence MRAFLKSSEGCFQLKPHTTTIGRHGGADIVLQSAGVAEHHAALEFAPWDNSFVLQDFNSLHGTFVNGCQVQNAAVKVSPGDILRFGSGGASFQLVVDGAAQMSYPPVKRLTAWTGQLQVVAEPKSSTPASPSHLPSLQWHHPPGSAGRWAPGAAGHVPHPPSRKRPLSAWARSVTTAVSPDPFSRSSTVRTVSTSVSGDGVSSAGGAPSLGTQDMDLLPQEKGEKLLQVEKEIGHLSGMETESKQKDAVIRDLQDEIAAMAKTLAQAAARNEVELTQKLLTFDRELGAKTEEIRALREQISSLQKGSSQVFCHSLYERDLEIGRLRNESEKVKREHALAAGLVASLRREIVGKEQKMQQLKQEVEKAKKENREKDNQLAVVSAKCSKIKEEMKHERGEREVLACRNRIGELERDLEGLRGEVQKYCAEQERSRDQLAQKAKAEEELQEACARQALQLQEMGRRERLLRADVGRAREQLESFKSQVLRACSPAAAGAAGTAVAEQQVIEKVRQVSEESQRSHEREKCLQEELSSRLSKEKEVSESVEVFKKSLHELQACLRSSCSGDSLRGELGRLQEVCLVSPISAIGAAVVEMARVPLSWLEAVEQLLASVGMDPHASGKGPVAALGRLVEDSQEAARRNRMLQAQLERDRESQAALLRERVKELEAKHEQDLQIKIQQIVLEKDKESKEILESFVAQEKDKCKQCVEEEQKKIRDLETHLRSLTEVMERKSKEQEVSECNLREAVHNLEEAATREMMLQQRVVTQEEQLKSIQEENELERQKLQEEREEYKEQSKQHALTIVALEERLLEAKQQQKTLEEEKAALVEKMEGSKGLHGMSLKFREELAAAQSALLSKETVVARLTKELGETRARMSDMRGELSEEQKVELEQNLSRVKQQERELNLLREKLSQMSSLVEKKDQALETAAEELRQARARCREDASREVTKDTGPEKDAPGTALRVGEACERVILFWFPWRWKGEELEGGCGSRWRDCXGTVHPVPQQWQTMCQRERLDVWGPSGDSQPDDEREEPALDLVNLGAQCRGLRHEETIRRQKEGLAELRERVKMLEKRQCPAVTKKGVEPLVVLVKDLPEGIVQKTGLEKETASVLGTELKAGKAPGQVPNGGSYGVADGAASWETEDVADLGEKMYLDVIGALGSLMKVKELSGMQPLKHLPPEERKKAGLRRRKDLELLYDKIRNLKSRLERKEEMVKDYEANGEQLRLSQASLQKCREEMAKLEDEAYRQAEEKALLKEALERTQLQLSQEKKLLRAAKLHKPGAKKPFCSGKLKAKEHTAEALKTGST from the exons ATGCGAGCCTTTCTGAAAAGTTCAGAGGGGTGTTTTCAGCTGAAACCGCACACCACCACCATCGGCAGGCACGGAGGGGCCGACATCGTCCTGCAG TCCGCAGGTGTAGCAGAACATCACGCAGCCCTTGAATTCGCCCCCTGGGACAACAGCTTCGTCCTTCAGGACTTCAACTCCCTCCACGGCACCTTCGTCAACGGCTGCCAGGTCCAAAACGCGGCCGTGAAAGTGAGTCCAGGGGATATCCTGCGCTTCGGCTCAGGGGGAGCGTCCTTCCAGCTGGTGGTGGATGGGGCTGCCCAG ATGTCGTATCCCCCCGTGAAACGTCTCACAGCGTGGACCGGGCAGCTCCAGGTGGTTGCAGAGCCCAAATCCTCAACTCCCGcatctccttcccacctcccctcgcTGCAGTGGCACCATCCCCCCGGCTCCGCGGGCCGGTGGGCTCCCGGAGCAGCCGGCCACGTGCCCCATCCGCCATCGCGGAAGCGTCCCCTGAGTGCCTGGGCTAGGAGTGTGACCACCGCCGTCTCACCGGACCCTTTCAGCAGGAGCTCCACGGTGAGGACAG TCTCGACCAGTGTCTCAGGCGATGGtgtgagcagtgctgggggagcCCCTTCCCTGGGAACTCAAGACATGGATTTACTCCCGCAGGAGAAG GGTGAGAAGCTTCTGCAGGTGGAGAAGGAAATCGGTCACCTCTCTGGTATGGAGACAGAATCAAAGCAGAAAGATGCAGTGATAAGGGATCTGCAGGATGAGATTGCAGCGATGGCAAAGACCCTGGCTCAGGCGGCGGCGAGGAACGAGGTGGAGCTGACCCAGAAGCTGCTCACCTTCGACCGAGAGCTGGGAGCCAAAACGGAGGAGATCAGAGCCTTGAGGGAACAG ATCAGCAGCCTGCAGAAAGGCTCGAGCCAGGTTTTCTGCCATTCCCTCTACGAGAGAGACCTGGAGATTGGGAGGCTGCGGAACGAAAGCGAGAAGGTGAAGAGGGAGCACGCTTTGGCTGCAG GTCTGGTGGCCAGCCTGCGGAGGGAGATTGTGGGCAAGGAGCAGAAAATGCAGCAACTCAAGCAAGAGGTGGAAAAAGCGAAGAAGGAAAACCGAGAAAAGGACAACCAGCTAGCAGTTGTGTCTGCCAAG TGCTCTAAAATTAAAGAGGAAATGAAGCACGAACGTGGAGAGCGTGAAGTTCTCGCGTGCCGAAAC CGCATCGGGGAGCTGGAACGCGACCTGgaggggctgcggggagaggTCCAGAAGTATTGCGCCGAGCAGGAGAGGAGCCGAGACCAGCTGGCCCAGAAAGCCAAG GCtgaggaggagctgcaggaagccTGTGCCAGGCAAGCgctgcagctgcaggagatgGGGCGCAGGGAGCGCCTGCTGCGAGCCGATGTGGGGCGAGCCAGGGAGCAG CTGGAGTCCTTCAAATCCCAAGTGCTGCGAGCCtgttctccagcagcagcgggagctGCAGGGACGGCTGTGGCGGAGCAGCAG GTGATAGAGAAGGTGAGGCAGGTCTCCGAAGAAAGCCAGCGAAGTCATGAGAGAGAGAAGTGTCTGCAGGAGGAATTAAGTTCCCGGCTCTCGAAGGAGAAGGAGGTGTCCGAAAGTGTCGAGGTGTTCAAGAAATCCCTGCACGAGCTCCAG GCGTGCCTGAGGAGCTCCTGCAGCGGCGACAGCCTgcgaggggagctggggaggctgcaggaggtgTGCCTGGTCTCCCCCATCTCGGCCATCGGGGCAGCGGTGGTGGAAATGGCACGCGTCCCCCTGTCCTGGCTggaggctgtggagcagctcctgGCCAGCGTGGGGATGGACCCACACGCCTCCGGCAAAG GGCCGGTGGCTGCTCTGGGGAGGTTGGTGGAAGACAGTCAGGAAGCTGCACGGAGGAATCGGATGTTGCAG GCCCAATTAGAGAGGGACCGGGAGTCGCAGGCTGCTCTGCTGCGGGAGCGCGtgaaggagctggaagcgaaACACGAGCAAGACCTACAGATAAAAATCCAGCAAATTGTATTGGAAAAGGACAAAGAGAGCAAAGAG ATTCTGGAGAGCTTTGTCGCCCAGGAGAAGGACAAGTGCAAGCAATGTGTGGAGGAGGAACAGAAGAAGATCCGAGACCTGGAGACCCACCTGAGGAGCTTGACTGAG GTAATGGAAAGGAAGTCAAAGGAGCAGGAGGTTTCAGAGTGCAACCTGCGGGAAGCCGTGCACAACCTGGAGGAAGCCGCAACACGAGAG ATGATGTTACAGCAGCGGGTTGTCACGCAAGAGGAGCAGCTCAAGTCCATTCAGGAGGAGAATGAGTTGGAGAGGCAGAAGCtgcaggaagaaagagaggaatatAAAGAGCAAAGCAAGCAACACGCTCTGACAATTGTGGCTTTAGAGGAGAGGTTGCTGGAGgccaaacagcagcagaagactctggaggaggaaaaggcGGCGCTTGTGGAAAAAATGGAAGGTAGCAAAGGGTTGCACGGGATGAGTCT GAAATTCCGGGAGGAGCTGGCAGCGGCGCAGAGCGCGCTCCTGTCCAAGGAGACCGTCGTCGCCAGACTAACCAAAGAGCTGGGGGAAACCAGAGCCAGGATGTCGGACATGAGAG GGGAGCTGAGCGAGGAGCAGAAGGTGGAACTGGAGCAGAACCTGAGCCGGGTGAAACAGCAAGAGCGGGAACTGAACCTGCTCCGGGAGAAGCTCTCCCAGATGTCCAGCCTGGTGGAGAAGAAGGATCAAGCACTGGAGACAGCAGCTGAAGAGTTAAG GCAAGCCCGAGCCCGCTGCCGGGAGGATGCCTCCCGAGAAGTGACGAAGGACACCGGTCCTGAGAAGGATGCTCCTGGGACGGCGTTGCGGGTGGGTGAAGCCTGCGAGAGGGTAA TTCTCTTTTGGTTTCCCTGGCGCTGGAAAGGGGAAGAACTCGAAGGTGGCTGCGGCAGCAGATGGAGGGACTG AGGAACCGTACACCCTGTGCCGCAGCAGTGGCAGACAATGTGCCAGCGAGAGAGGCTGGATGTGTGGGGGCCAAGCGGTGACTCACAGCCAGATGACGAGCGGGAG GAGCCAGCATTGGACTTGGTCAACCTCGGTGCGCAATGTCGAGGCCTCAGGCACGAGGAGACGATCCGGCGCCAAAAAGAAGGCTTGGCCGAGCTCCGGGAGAGAGTAAAGATGCTGGAGAAGAGGCAGTGCCCAG CTGTCACGAAGAAGGGTGTGGAGCCGCTGGTGGTCCTGGTGAAAGACTTACCAGAGGGAATCGTCCAGAAAACAGGTCTCGAGAAGGAAACCGCATCCGTGTTGGGAACAGAACTGAAGGCCGGCAAG GCTCCTGGCCAGGTTCCTAACGGAGGCTCGTACGGGGTCGCTGATGGGGCAGCGAGCTGGGAGACGGAGGATGTGGCAGACCTCGGCGAGAAGATG TACCTTGACGTAATTGGTGCTCTGGGGAGCCTGATGAAGGTGAAGGAGCTGTCAGGAATGCAGCCTCTGAAGCACCTTCctccagaggagaggaaaaaagcggGGCTGCGGCGACGGAAGGACCTGGAGCTGCTGTACGATAAGATCAGGAACCTCAAGAGTCGcctggagagaaaagaagaaatggtgAAAGATTACGAGGCCAACGGGGAGCAGCTCAG GCTGAGCCAAGCCTCCCTGCAAAAGTGCCGGGAGGAGATGGCCAAACTGGAAGATGAAGCCTacaggcaggcagaggagaaggctctgctgAAGGAGGCTCTGGAGAGGACCCAGCTCCAGCTGAGCCAGGAGAAGAAGCTGCTGCGAGCGGCCAAACTGCACAAG CCTGGAGCCAAGAAGCCTTTCTGCTCGGGGAAGCTGAAGGCCAAAGAACACACGGCAGAAGCCCTCAAGACGGGAAGCACGTAG
- the TMEM51 gene encoding transmembrane protein 51, translated as MAQSRTNGSHYALTAIGLGMLVLGIIMAVWNLVPGFGPAEKPTAHAGNSSKPDRGTGGILKSKTFSVAYVLVGAGVLLLLLSICLNIRDKKRQSEDIPHIQHQTSVEPSHQEDSQEEDEDVSSQYYVPSYEEVMNTGYSQPRDSERSNRMSVSLPSYESLTGLEEGTQPPGAAGPEPGTERQPGQHNSRLSKRLKPLKVRRIKSEKLHLKDIRLNLSEGNSTAPITIEPLTPPPKYEEIQEKVPESRQMT; from the exons ATGGCCCAGTCTCGGACCAACGGCTCTCACTACGCCCTGACGGCCAtagggctggggatgctggtcCTGGGCATCATCATGGCCGTCTGGAACCTTGTCCCCGGCTTCGGCCCCGCCGAGAAACCCACCGCCCACGCTGGCAACAGCAGCAAGCCCGACCGCGGCACCGGGGGGATTTTGAAGAGCAAGACCTTCTCGGTGGCGTACGTGTTGGTGGGAGCGggcgtgctgctgctgctgctctccatctGCCTGAACATCCGGGACAAGAAGAGGCAAAGCGAGGACATCCCTCACATCCAGCACCAAACATCTGTAGAGCCCTCGCACCAGGAGGACAG tcaagaagaggatgaagacgTGTCTTCCCAGTACTACGTCCCCAGCTACGAGGAGGTGATGAACACGGGCTACTCTCAGCCCAGGGACTCGGAGAGGAGCAACAGGATGAGCGTCTCCCTGCCCTCCTACGAGTCGCTGacggggctggaggagggcacGCAGCCACCGGGCGCTGCCGGCCCGGAGCCCGGCACGGAGCGACAGCCCGGCCAGCACAACTCCCGTCTCAGCAAGCGCCTGAAGCCGCTGAAGGTGCGGAGGATCAAGTCGGAGAAGCTGCACCTGAAGGACATCAGGCTGAACCTCTCGGAGGGGAACAGCACGGCCCCTATCACGATAGAGCCGCTGACCCCACCGCCCAAGTACGAGGAGATCCAGGAGAAAGTGCCAGAGAGCCGGCAAATGACTTAG